The Marinitoga sp. 38H-ov genomic sequence ATTATTCTGCTTATTTCTCTTTGAGATTTCCCTTCTCTAAAATACATGTATATTACTCTTCTTTTTTGGTCCATACTGATCATCCTTTCTAACTCCTCTCTCTTTATTTGAGAAGAGTATATCATTTTTTCTTCCTCAGTGGACCATTTTTCAATTTTATTCATGGGGTACTTTTAGTTTACACTATACAATAATGAAGAAAATGAAGAAAATAAAATAAAATTAAATTTTTATGTAAAAAATAAAATAGTATTAACAAAAGAAATAAAATATGATGAAATTATTATCGGAAGAAGTATTGATGCTGATATAGATATTTCTGAATTTGATTTTGAAAAAATTTTTTCTAGAAAAATATTAAAAATATTAAGGATAGAAGGGAAATATTATATAGAAGATATATCTAGTAATAAAATAATATTAAATAAAAAAATATTAGAAAAAAATAAGAGATATGAATTAAATCACGAAGATAGAATTATAATTCATGGTAAATTAGGTATTAAAGTACTTTTAACAAACAAAGAAAGTATTAATGATAAGGTTATAGATGTTGAAAACAAAAAAGTAATTTTAGATACAAATGTACTAATAGATGATGTTGATGTTATAGACAGATTAATAGAAAATAAAAATAAAATAATTATACCATATGAGGTTATTGAAGAATTAGACAATTTAAAAAGAAAAAAAGATTTACAATTTAATATAAATCAAATTCATAAAAAGTTAGATAAATATACAAAAAATAGTTTGATAGAGGTTAAATTAGCAAATATAAATAACTTACCTCATGAGTTAAGTAAAAGTGTTAATAAAGGAGATAATATTATATTATCTGTAGCATTAGAGGAAAAAGGTTGTATATTCATAACGTCAGATAAAAATTTAAGATTAAAAGCTAGAGTTTTAGGAATAGAAGTTAAAGATATTAATGAAATATAAGGAGATGGTATATTGCAATGGAAAAAATATAAAAATTTTTCAGAAAAAGAAAATATTATTAGATCCAAAATAAAAAATTTTAGTCAAACATTTAAAATAAAATTCTATACAAATGATGATTTTAAAGATAATATAGTTTTAGGGTATAAGATAAAACCTACAGATGATGAAGAAAAAGATTTAAAAAGACAAAAAATTTTAGAAAGAATTATTAAAGTAAATAATTTAGCTTTATCTAATCAATTACCAGAAATAATTGATTATGAAAATAATATTGTATATATGGATTATTTTGATGGAATTATTATGGATGATGCAATAAAAACAAATTATTTTTTAAAATATGAAAAAAATACTAAAAAAGATCAAGAAGAAATTGCGTTAAAAAGAATAATGAGAGGTGTAATACCGGAAATAATTGATTTTCAAAGAGATTTATATAATAAAAATTTAATACATCTTGGTATTTTTCCTGAACATATTATTGTGCAAAAAGATGATATTGTTAAAATAAAAGGTTTGAGATATATAAGTAGGCATAATAATGGGTTTATAGATGATAAGGTAATAACTAATGAAGAATTATATGGAAGTATAATAAATGAAAGATATACACCACCAGAATTAGTTGAATATATAAAGTCTAAAGGTAAGAAAAAAATAAATGCAAAAACTATTGTATCCTATCAAATAGGTATATTGTTATTTGATATAGTTACAAAAGGAAAATATAAAAATGAAGAAATTAAAGGAGATTTAATATATGATGCAAATTATTATTTACATAGTTTTGAAGAAAACAAGGTAATAAATTTAATTTTAGAATTAATTAATCCAAATCCAGAAAATAGATTAAAAAATTTTGAAGATATTAAAGATAGATGTAGAGAATTTGCAAAATAGTTTTAATTTATGATATAATGTAAATGTTATAATAAAAATTTTTAACAATAGGGGGTAAAAATGTGAATATATTAGAGTATGAATTAACAACTATTTCTCCAATGTTTGCAAGTAGAGATGGAAAAGATTTTGAATTAACTTCACAAAGTATAAGAGGGGTGTTAAGATTTTGGTTTAGAGCAGTTATACCTAGAGTATTAAATATACACTATTATAAAAATACAAAAGAAGATTATATTGGGTTAAAAAAAGCAGAAGAATTTATTTTTGGATCAACAGAAAAAAAATCACCTTTTGACGTAATTGTAGAAGGAATTAATGGTGAAAAATCTAGATATAATAAATATTTTTCACAAGATAATAGATATGGAATATATGGAGTTGATAAAAGGGAGTTTCTTAAAGAAAATTCAAGAATCAAATTGGTTTTTGTTGTAAAAAATGAAAAAATAAAAGGATTATTAGAAAATTTATTGATTTTAGTATCTTTGATAGGAGGATTTGGAGCTAAATCTAGAAAGGGTTTTGGTAGCTTTGAGATAAATAAAAATAATTATAAATTAATAGATATATTAAAAATTTTAGATGAAGAAAATAAAAAAATATTTTCAAATGGTGAATTTGATTTAACTCCTACAAAATTTGATGATGTATCTGATTATCCGGTATTGGTAAAAGGTTATTATAGCAGTTTTTCAAAAAATACAAAATATGAAACATTTAAAGATGTATATAATTATTTGTTTAAAACTCCTCAAGATTTTAATCAAAAAGGAGTTTATATTAAAACAAAATATAGATTAAGAAAAAAAGGGAATGATTCATTTAAAACAGCTATATATGATGTAGAAAAAGGATATAATAATAATATAATTTTTCATCAATCAATTTTTGGATTACCAATAAATTATAAAACTTTTAATGGACAACATAAAAATTTATTAGGTAGTAATTATTCTCTAACTCCAGAAAATGGAGAAAGAAAAGCTTCACCTTTATTTATATCAGTATATAAAAATAACAATAAATATTCAATAAGATTTTTAATATTAAAAAGCAAATTAACAGCTAGTAAAAATCCAAGATTAAAATTCAATAAGAAAAGAGGGAATACAATTTCTGTAATGGGTAATGAAAATTACAATGAATTAATTGAAGAATTAAAAAATAATGTTAAGGAGGAGAAAATGTGATTTGGGAAAAAAAAATTCAAGCATTGTTACATGATCCAATTGAAAAAGCTTTAGATATTACTAATCATGAAAAAATTGCAGACAAAAGATTATTTAAGTTAAATACATATATAAAAGATAAGAATTATGATTATTTGTCTAGTTCTGCAGATAGAATATTATTTCCAAAAGAAAGAGAACATTTTTCAAGAAGATTTTCTATAGATATTAATCAACATCCTGAATATATTCATCCATTAACTGGAGAAAAATTAGAAGATTACTTTAATGAGGAATTTAAAAAAATAATAAGGAAAATTGATTCAGAGAAAATTACAGAAAAAATAGAATATATTGATAATGATCATAGAAAATCATATTATAAACTATGGTGGGAATTACCTGATTTATTAAATATATCATATATGTTACCTGCAGATACTAGAGTGCCAAGCCATTCAATAATTGATCATTTAGATAGCGCTTCAGCTATGAGTGTTTCAAATAATCTTTCTTTGATTTTAGTTTCAATAGGTCCAGTTCAAGAATTTATAGCAGCAGGAAGAAGTACAATAGATCTTAAAGTTGGAAGTTATATTTTATCCTATTTGGTTTTTCAAGGTATTAAGGTAATAGGAGAAAAGTATGGATATGATAATATTATTTTCCCATATATGAGAGGAAATTATTTTGTAAAAAAAGAATTAGAAAAACTTGGCCTTTTTTTAAGCACTACAGCTGATCCTTCAGTGGCTTCATTACCAAATGTTTTTACTGCTATAGTTCCTACAAAAGATATAAATGAATTGAAAGAAGAAGTTAATAATGCAATAAAAAATGAAATGAATAAAATTAGCGAATATATAAAAAAATATATAAAAAATAATGCCAATGAAAAAATAAAAATTAAAGTATTAAGTAATTTTGATAAATGGGATGAACAAGTATCTCAATTCCCAACTATTATGATAGTTGAACAAAAAATAGCTAATTTAGAAGAAAGTATAAAAGATCATTATAATTATACAAAAGATGAAAAAATAAAAAATCTATATGAAGAATTAAAGAAATTAGAAAATACATACACTATAAAAGATATATCTTTTTATGGGATGTATAGTGAATTATTAGGTATAAAAAGTACTTTAAGAAAAGCAACAAGAGATTTTAATCAATTATATGAAAATAGTAAAGAACATGGTGATGATATTAGTGGAAGTAATAAAGCATTGATAGAAATTGAAACAATATATGAAAATGAATCTAAAATTGAAAAATTATCTGCATTATCAGCTATAAAAAGGTTTTTTGTAGAATATTTAAAAGAAATAAATTATACAGAAGCATATGAAAAATTAAAAGATATTAGATCAACAGAAAAAATAGCAGATAAATATAAATTAGCAGTTTTATTAATGGATGGAGATAATATGGGTAAATGGATTTCAGGTAATTTGGCTCCTTCAATAAAAGATAGATTGCATTCAAAAATAGTATCTGAAATGAAAAAAGATAATGAAGATTATATAAAAATTTTAGAAGAAATCAAATTTGTGACTCCAGCATATCAAAGAATGATAAGTAGAACATTAAATCATTTTTCTAATTTTGTACCAAAAATTGTAGAAGAATTTAATGGACTTTTAATTTATGCTGGTGGAGATGATGTATTAGCGTTATTCCCTTCAAACAAAGTATTTAATGCAGCAAATAAATTAAGAAAAGTTTATTCTGGAATAGGGAATGAAAAAATAGATAATTATGAATTTAAAAATGGTTGGTGTTATTTAAATAATATTCCTGTATTTAATATGATGGGTAAAAATGCAACAATGAGTGTTGGTATAACAATATCAAAACATAACTTTAATCTAAAATTAGCTCTTAACAAAGCAAGAGAAATGGAAAAATTTGCAAAGTCAAATGAAGAAGGTAATATAAAGAAAAACAGTTTTGCAATAGCAACTATTAGAAGAAGTGGTCAAGTAAATCAATCAAGAAGTTTTTGGGATATAGATTATTATGATGTATTAGCAAAATCACAAGAATTTATAACAAAGTATGAAAATAAAAAATCAATTAAAAATTTAATAACAAGATTAAAAAATGAATATCAAAATTTCTGTTTAGATGAAATGGGTAATGAGATAATGTCAATAAAAGATTTTAGAGATAATGTAATTCCATTTATAGAAAAAAGGATGCAATTAAAATTAAAAGATGAAATTAAAATAATATTAGCTGATAATATGAGATTTAATAAGGATAAGTTTATTGATTTTATGATTACTCTTGAAAATATAGAATATTCAAGAAGGGAGAATAAATATGAAGATTAAAACATTATTTATAAAACCAATTGATTATGTAGGATTTAGAAGAGCAAAAAACTTTTCACATTCCGAAGAAACAATATTTCCAAATATCAAAACATTTTATGGAGCAATATTAGGATCTTATTTTAGAAAAAATAATTTAAAAACTCAAGATATAGAAGAAATAATAAAATCAAAAAAATTAAAACTTATAGGTCCATTTTTATCAGATGTAGATGAAAATATATATTTTAGGATGCCTTCTATAATAAAACAAAATGATGAAACTAAAGAATATTATAAAGGGAAAATTGATAAATCATTTACATTTCCAATTAATGGAAAGGAATTGTATGGAATTAGATATGATTCAATGAGAAATTTGAAAGAACCTGAAAAAAAATATATATCTTTAAAAGAATTAGAAGAATTGAAAAAAGGAAATATTAAAATTATTGAAGATAACTCACAAATATACGAAAAAGAAGAAAAAGTAGGAATAGCTTTAGAAAATAGAAAATCAAAAGAAAATATGTTGTATTCATATACGTATTTTAGGTTTAAAGAAAATTCAGGATTTGTTTTATTTGTTGAAAAAGATGAATTAAAAATATTAGAAGATATTGATTTTGTTACTTTAGGTACTAAAGGGAGACTTGCTAAAGTTGAAATAAAAGAAATAGAAACAAGTATTTTTGATAGTATTTCTGATAAAGAAAAAGGATTATTGTTATTAACTCCTGCATATTTTAATAATGGGATATTACCAGTATTTAATGAAAATATTATAGCAGTAGCAAATTATAAGCCAGAAAGTTTAGGGTTTTGGGATTTGAAAAATAATAAACCTGGTGAATTATTTAAAGTAGTTCCTTGTGGTAGTGTATATTATATTGATAACGAATTTAAAAATGAGTATAGTAGT encodes the following:
- the cmr1 gene encoding type III-B CRISPR module RAMP protein Cmr1 — translated: MNILEYELTTISPMFASRDGKDFELTSQSIRGVLRFWFRAVIPRVLNIHYYKNTKEDYIGLKKAEEFIFGSTEKKSPFDVIVEGINGEKSRYNKYFSQDNRYGIYGVDKREFLKENSRIKLVFVVKNEKIKGLLENLLILVSLIGGFGAKSRKGFGSFEINKNNYKLIDILKILDEENKKIFSNGEFDLTPTKFDDVSDYPVLVKGYYSSFSKNTKYETFKDVYNYLFKTPQDFNQKGVYIKTKYRLRKKGNDSFKTAIYDVEKGYNNNIIFHQSIFGLPINYKTFNGQHKNLLGSNYSLTPENGERKASPLFISVYKNNNKYSIRFLILKSKLTASKNPRLKFNKKRGNTISVMGNENYNELIEELKNNVKEEKM
- a CDS encoding PIN domain-containing protein gives rise to the protein MLDTNVLIDDVDVIDRLIENKNKIIIPYEVIEELDNLKRKKDLQFNINQIHKKLDKYTKNSLIEVKLANINNLPHELSKSVNKGDNIILSVALEEKGCIFITSDKNLRLKARVLGIEVKDINEI
- the cmr3 gene encoding type III-B CRISPR module-associated protein Cmr3 produces the protein MKIKTLFIKPIDYVGFRRAKNFSHSEETIFPNIKTFYGAILGSYFRKNNLKTQDIEEIIKSKKLKLIGPFLSDVDENIYFRMPSIIKQNDETKEYYKGKIDKSFTFPINGKELYGIRYDSMRNLKEPEKKYISLKELEELKKGNIKIIEDNSQIYEKEEKVGIALENRKSKENMLYSYTYFRFKENSGFVLFVEKDELKILEDIDFVTLGTKGRLAKVEIKEIETSIFDSISDKEKGLLLLTPAYFNNGILPVFNENIIAVANYKPESLGFWDLKNNKPGELFKVVPCGSVYYIDNEFKNEYSSNFTDKFSEYNFGKYIEIKL
- the cas10 gene encoding type III-B CRISPR-associated protein Cas10/Cmr2; the protein is MIWEKKIQALLHDPIEKALDITNHEKIADKRLFKLNTYIKDKNYDYLSSSADRILFPKEREHFSRRFSIDINQHPEYIHPLTGEKLEDYFNEEFKKIIRKIDSEKITEKIEYIDNDHRKSYYKLWWELPDLLNISYMLPADTRVPSHSIIDHLDSASAMSVSNNLSLILVSIGPVQEFIAAGRSTIDLKVGSYILSYLVFQGIKVIGEKYGYDNIIFPYMRGNYFVKKELEKLGLFLSTTADPSVASLPNVFTAIVPTKDINELKEEVNNAIKNEMNKISEYIKKYIKNNANEKIKIKVLSNFDKWDEQVSQFPTIMIVEQKIANLEESIKDHYNYTKDEKIKNLYEELKKLENTYTIKDISFYGMYSELLGIKSTLRKATRDFNQLYENSKEHGDDISGSNKALIEIETIYENESKIEKLSALSAIKRFFVEYLKEINYTEAYEKLKDIRSTEKIADKYKLAVLLMDGDNMGKWISGNLAPSIKDRLHSKIVSEMKKDNEDYIKILEEIKFVTPAYQRMISRTLNHFSNFVPKIVEEFNGLLIYAGGDDVLALFPSNKVFNAANKLRKVYSGIGNEKIDNYEFKNGWCYLNNIPVFNMMGKNATMSVGITISKHNFNLKLALNKAREMEKFAKSNEEGNIKKNSFAIATIRRSGQVNQSRSFWDIDYYDVLAKSQEFITKYENKKSIKNLITRLKNEYQNFCLDEMGNEIMSIKDFRDNVIPFIEKRMQLKLKDEIKIILADNMRFNKDKFIDFMITLENIEYSRRENKYED